The Candidatus Latescibacter sp. sequence CGCCGCCCTCCTTGAAAAAAACCGCCATGCTGGCCGGATAGTTTATCATCTCTTTTTTCGCGCCGAGGAGAGAATCATGCAGATATTCATCCACGATAAAACCCTTATCCGCCAGCTCGATTGCCGGTTTCAAAGCTTTTGAGAGGGGAATCGTACCGTATTTCTTCAGCGCCAGGGCGAGACCGGCCACAGTCCCCGGCACTCCCACCGCCTGGTAGCTGTAGGTCGATTTACGGGGGATGACAGCGCCGTCCTTATCGAGATACATATCCCGTGAGGCCGCTTGCGGGGCTTTCTCACGGTAATCGATGGCAATGGTCTCATGGGACCTGGCCAGGTGTACCAGCATGAAACCTCCTCCGCCAAGGTTCCCGGCGGAGGGCAGGGTAACCGCCAGCGCAAATCCGACAGTCACAGCGGCGTCAACCGCGTTTCCCCCTTCCCGGAGAACTTCCAGACCCGCCCGGGTCGCCAGGGCATGCTGGCTGGATATCATACCGTTCCGTGATTCGACCGGCTGTACTGTTCCCGGTGCGGGAAGTTCAGCCCGTGATGTTCCTGAACTAAACAACAGGAGAATAAGCAACGGTAGAATATTAATGAGGAAGACTAACTTTTGGGGAAAATTGGTTTCTGCTTTCTTTTGTTTCAACGCGCCCGGATTCATGGATTCTCCTCGTATTGCGGCTCTGGTGATCGGACGATGTCATGCCGAACTTGTTGCCGCTTTGCGGGAACGATAATACCGTTTCGGCATCTTTATTTTTGACAGGATTTACAGGATTAACATGATTCTATTTTTATAAGTCTCTTTGAAGGGTTCATCGCGCTGGATTATATCTCACCAGCCAGCGCAGAATAAAACCCGTCAACTGAATTTGAGAATCGGTATTCTCTGCAGTCAGGACATCCGCATTCTGTCCATAGAAAGATTTCACCATCCCGGTCACCCGATCACTTAGCTCCGTGGAAGCAGGCTTCCCGTCTCCGTCCAGAGCATCCACAAGCATGCAGGGGCGGGGAGCGAGAAGTCCCAGGAGATCCGGCAGATCATAGGAAAGGAGCGCGGAAGGCACAATGGTGGAGCCGATTCCCTGATCATAAAACCGGTGATGCAGGATCGATTCCCAGGAAAGCGGAGATTCGACCAGCGCCAAAGCGGAAAGGGATTTTTCGAACGCAGCGGCATGGATAAGCGCGGGGCCGGTTAAGCCCCGCGAAAGGGCGGATAGTTTGCCGGGCGCCGCATCAGGCCGTAAAGCCAGATACCGCAGGGCGCGGGATGCTGCCCCGGCCTGGATTCCGGTCACACTGCCGCCGATGAGCTGGGCGCCGAAAACGAGGTTATAGCTTATCCCCCGGATGACCGAATCATCGCCCTTTACGCTGCTTGACAGCTCCCCGAAGCCGGGAAGATCTACCGCCAGTACAAGATACCCGTTGCGTACGAGCGATTCGACCAGCCCGCCGGTCCCGGTATCGCTCTCTTTACCCTTCTGACTCACATACAGTACCCCCGGATGTTTTCCTCCGCCATCCGGAACAAATGCCAGCGCCGGTATAGGGAGTGGTGCTTCGGCGTCGATGATCAGTTTCTCGATAGAATACCCTTCATGCCGAAACCTCCCGGCAAAAACCGTTTCGGAGAGCTTTTTCGCCTGAGAAAAACCGGAGAGAGCCTGAACAGCCCTGCGGACTTTTTCCGAGTGCACTGCCGCCTGTTTCCGGGAATTTTCAAGATTCTTGAGAATGCTTTGAGAGTCATCTCGGATGAAGTCATAGACGGTTTTTGAACCTGCGGAGGCTGTTTGTCCGGTCGAGGTGACCTTGAGAAGCTCCGGGTGGATCGAAGGGATGGTTTCATCATCGGGGCTGCCGCTCACACCGAAGGTTTTCATGAAAAACGCATATACCCGCTCACGATTCAGTTTTGTAGATTGATGGGGGGCGTCATCCTCGATCATCCGCAGGTTCTCCTCCGCTCCCAGCGCCTTGAATGCGGGGCGGGCCGCCTGAACAGTCTCACGGGCGCCCTGGATGCTGAACATGTCGCGGGTGGTGGTGACTATCAAGGTCGGTTTAGGCGCGCGGGCCAGGATGAAATCGCCGTGGTCGAGTCCGGACGAAATCTGACCGAGCAGGTTCTGCTCCGCATCCTGCGGGCCGATGGACTGGAAAAGGCGGCGGAAGCTGGTTATGTAACATTCCGGGGCTGCCGCGGCAATCCGGCTGTCCATGGCGCCGATGTACGCCGACATAGTGCCTCCTCCGGAACGGCCGTGCACGCCGATCTTTCCGGGATCGACATCCGGCCTCGCAACAAGATAGTCAATCGCCCGGATGCCGTCCCAGAGGCGAACCATGGCCATCGTCCGCCCCAGGAGAAGATAGGGGAGACCGGCATAGGAATGTTCGTTCGTCGGCCCCCCGATGACCGATGTATTCTTCCGGGGGTCAAAGTATTGCAGACGCTCGCCCTGACCCACCGGATCGATGGCGAAAACCGCTATCCCCTTGCGGGCAAGGTTGAGGATCACTGCCTGATACGGCTCCGACCTAAACCCGTCCACGGAATGGCCGCAAACATACAGGACTACGGGAAGCCTCCCCTTTGCCTGCGCCGGTTTGAAGAAACAGCCGGTAACCTGGAATCCGGGGCGCGACTCGAAAATCACCTTCTCAACCTTAACCCCCTCATGCTCGAATTCCCCGGTTGTGCGGGCGTTCAGCGGTGTTTTTTCCGGCAGCGGGCCGAATGCATCACGGAGTTTCTGCCTGATGCCGGTAATATATCCTTTCCATTCCTCGGGGGTTTTGATTCGCGCCAGGGCGGCATCGCGACTGTCAAGGTATGAATAGGCTTCACGCACAATCTCGTTATAGAGCGCCTGGTCGGCCCCGGCATACTGCCTCCAGCCTTTCAGGACAGTGAGGTCTTCCGTCTGCGCGCAGGCGTTTGCGGAGAAAAGAAACATAAAGATTGCTGAGATACAGAAGATTGGAATAGAACGAAAGAGCAAGGACAAAAGGGTTTTCATTGCATCCTCCCAAGTTATAAAAGGGCAGTATCAAATGTCGTCGTATTTGATTTCTGGAAGATACGAGGATTTTTTCGGTTTGACAAGCGTTGAGAAAATGTTGTTAGTCATACATCCCCTCTCTTAAAAAAAGGGGGTGCTTTACAAGCGTAATCTATAAAAATAACTTGACCTTGCCTATTCTTCATGGATACCTTGAGATGCACCAAGGAAACAGTAATGTACCGGTCATTGAAACCATTCAAATTCATCCGGGTGAACTATGAGAAGACGTCATTTTATGCAAACCGCGCTGGCGCTGCCGCTTGCAGCCGGCTGTTCCGCCATGAAACCCTCCCTGCACGGCCCCGGCCTCGTGGACACACCGGAAAAGAGGCAAACATATCTTTCGAAAATGCTGAAAGCCCTTGTCACCGATCTTGGCCCGCACCCCATCGGTTCCCCGCAGTTTGACAAAGCGCTGGCGATAGTTAAAAAGGAGCTGGAATCGGCCGGATTCACAACTACGCTCGATACCATCGAATTCAGCCAGTGGGTTTTGAGAACCAAAGTGGATTTAACTGTCGGCGGGAAAGCGGTGGAAGCCTGCCCCAGCCCCGGTACTCGGGGCACTTCGCCGGAAGGTTTGACCGGGACATTGAAGAAGAATGCCAGCGCGACGATTCCTTACTACCTTATCGATTCCGCCGGAAACACTATCGCAATTGTCACCATTGCCCCCAAAGGCAAAGCTTGTCCGCGGTCGTGGATGACCTATGACAAGGAACCGGGAGGTATTACCAATGTATGTGTGGGAAAACAGGATGTTTCCATTCTCGAAGCGGCTGTATCCGAAAAGACTCCGGTTCATTTACACTATATAGTCGATTACATTCCCGGAAAGAAAACCAGCAATCTGATCGGCACCCTTCCCGGTGAAAGCCCCGACCAGATCGTGTACTATGCGCACCTCGACACAACCTACAACGCTCCCGGCGCCAATGATAACACTTCTTCCGTGATCATGCTGCTCATGATCGCACATGCGCTTTCGGGTACCCGTCCTAAAAAGACAGTGAGGATCATGGCCACCACCGGGGAAGAATATGCCTGGCTGGGGGTGAAACACCTGGCACAGACATGGAAAGCCGACGGCACCCTGCAGAAAATAAAATTCATCGCCTGTTTCGACGGGGTAAGCTGGGGCCCGGATATGTCGATCATCACCAAAGATAAAGAACTGATGGATATCCTGCTCGCCATAACGAAAGATCTGCATCTCAAAGGCACGCCGGAATGGAGAAATGGAAGCGATAGCGGCCGTGAAACCCGCCCTCTTCGGGATGCGGGTCTCACCGCCCGCGGACTTGTATGCGATTCGGTGCCGGACAGCGATATGAACGCCATCACCTGGCACCGCCCGGAGGATGTGGCTGCCACGGTAAGATTCGAGCCGGTAGAGATCGCCTTCCAGTTGTTCAAAGAGTTCCTGAACCGGATTCAGAATATGTAAAAAGAAGAGTATCAAAAGTCTGATAACCCGAACGATTCATGAAATATTTTTCGGATTATACACAAACAAATTTTCTTGATACTATCTTATTGTAATTAATTATTTTATAAACTCACCCCCTGACCCCCTCTCTTATAAATAATAGAGGGGGAAACCCCGTGGCCTTTCTCAAGCCATTTGTTATGAGGCAAAGAGGGGTCTTCCCCTCTATTGCTTGCAAGAGAGGGGATTATGGGGTGAGTTAAAAAGAGGTATGAATAAATAAACGTTTGTTTAAATTTTACATAAACTTGATCTCATCCGCTCTCACCAAGTCCGGGTTTTTTTGAGCTGTTCGATCTGCCAGGGGGTGAGCTTTTTCCCTTTTTCTTTCAGCCAGGTGTCGAAATCCCGCTCGATGGGTTCGGACCATCTGCTGTCGATCTGGCCGGGGGTGTATTTGCCTTCACGAAGCCTCTGATGGCCGAAATCATCCCTATACCGTATCAGCTCGGAGGTTTCCACAACCTCTTCCGCAAGGTGCGCCGGGATGAAGATCACTCCCTCGGCGTTGGCCAGCACAACATCGCCGGGCATGACCGTCGCCCTCCCGATCCGTATGGGCGAGTTGATTCCCATGAGCATGACATCCACCAGGAACGAAGGGTCCCAGCCGCGCACGAATACCGGGAAATCCGCGATTTCATTTATGCCGCGCAGGTCGCGGCAGGCGCCGTCGATGATGATTCCGGTTCCGGTTTTCGTCTTGATGGAATTGCTCAGGTTGTCACCTGCGTAGGTTCCTCCCACAATCTTGCCGAACAGGTCGACTACCAGAACATCACGCTTGACCAGGGTGTCTATGATCCATGAATTTTGGGCGCCGATCCGTTTTTCCTTTTCCCCGCGTGCTTTGATGACATCGTTCACATCGGGCCGGAGGGGCATGAAAACGCCGGTCACTGCTCTCCCCACCAGATTGGGGCTGGGAATGTTGATTGTCCAGTTACCTTCGAACTGATCGTTGAATCCGTATTTTCGAAGCACAGACCATGCCTCCTCGATGGAGACATCCTTCATTCGGTCAAGGATGGCGTCAGGCACTTTGGGACGGCCGTCGGCGAAACGCTCTCCCTTGTAGAGCGGAGTATAATCAAGGAGGTCCTGTTTGTTAAAAACGCCTACCTGCGCATTGGCGCTGCTCCAAACCGCACACCATAAAAAAACGGCGGCGGTTCCGGCCAGAAGACTTTTACATAGTATGCTCATGTTGCTCCTTAGATCCTGAAACGAGTTCAGGATGACACGTGTCATGCCGAACTTGTTGCCGCTTCGCGGGAACGATGAAACCGTTGCCGCAGGCGGGAACGGTGAAACCGTTTCGGCATCTATGATTATTACCAACAATAAATTACATGAATTATCAGCTTTCTATTTCTTTTTCTTCGCCGTCCACTCGGCATTCCAGAATTCACCCATTTCCACCGTTCCCTTCATCGTGTCGCCATCGACCACGCCGGTGTAATGGAAGCTCACCGTGAGGGCCTCATTTTTCAGACGGCCGGTGAAATCCACCGTATTGTCCCTGACCGTACCCCGAAGTGTTCCTTCCTTAATTTCTCCACGGTAGGTTCCGGAAATGGCGGCGTCCTTCTGCGTGATGATCGCGATATGTTTCGCTGTACCACGGACAAAGGATAGGGTAATTTCCCAGGTTCCGTCGATAGTCGCCGCTTTCTCCTGGGCGGTGACGGCTGCGGGGAGAAGCAGGGAAAGAGTCACCAACAGAGATATTGTATATTTTACATTCATGTACTCCCTCTTATGAAAGACTCGTGAAAAAGCTTTTCCCTATGAGACAGCCTTGGACAGAACCTCCGCAATCCGCCGGGCGACGACGATTTCGTCCCCCTTTTCCATCATGTAGGACATAATGGAGAGTCCTTTCCCGTTAAGGGACATATAGATGCGGGGAATTCCCTCGCTGAGCTGACTGTTCGCCTCATCCGGGGTAATTTTTACCCTGCTCTGATCCCATGAGATATCCATGGTGGGCGCCACATTCGAGCGGCGCGTAGGCTGGTTGACGGTAAAGGTTACCGTTGGGATTTTTGCGGCCCGGTTTCCGATATAGTTCAGCTTGCGCTCCCACTCACGGAACTCGGCTTTGTGGTCGCGGTGGTTCACCCACATGTCGACTGCGGTGAGAAGGCCGATGATCTCCCCCTTATCGACCTTCATGGGACGGCCGAACGCGTGGTGCGGCGACATGTTGAGAAACGCGGCCCGGCAGAGGTCCTTCCGTCCGAGGAGCAGCCCTGCGCTCTGGGGTCCGCGCAGACATTTTCCGCCGCTGTAGGCAACAAGGTCTGCGCCTCCCTGCAGGTAGCGGTTCGGGACATCCGGGCGCTCGGCGGCGGCGTCCACGAGCACAGGGATGCTGTGACGCTTTCCGATTGCCACGATTTCCTCAAGGGTGATCCTGCCGTTGTCCAGCGCCTCGCCGAGGACGAAGATCATGGCGGTTTTGTCTCCCGCCGCATGTTCCATCGCATCGGCCGAGTTCACTTCGACCATTTTCGCCCCGGTCATCCACACCGAGCGGTCGTATACAACACGGTGAGAGGTATGGATGAGCACCTCGTTCTTCATCCCTGTGGTGTCGGGAAGCATGGACATCTTCTCCGGGTCGGCGCCGGCCATACAGGCCGCGGTTGCGCCGGTGATGGCGCCGGCCGCGCCGGAAGCGATTATGCCCCATTCGGCTCCGGTAAGCTCGGCAAGACGTTTGCCTGCGCCTTCCATGAGCTCGTCCATGTGCACGTAATGTTTCCCCGCTTCGTCCATGGCCGCTTTTACTTCGGGGAGCATGAGAGAGCCGCTCAGGATGGTCATTGTCCCCCAGCAGTTGATGACAGGGCGTACCCCGATGGATTCGTAGGTGGTGTGTAGCCCTTTCGTCCCGGAAGCAGCTTCAGCCCTGCTTCCGGCAAGCCCGGCCAGCGCTGCAAGCCCTGTGCCGCGAAAAAATCCCCGGCGGGAAAGAAGGCCGAAAAATCCATTTCCTTTATTGATTTCTTTCATGTGCAAACCTCCGGCTTTATTCCGTTTTCGTCTTTGCCGCGATGAACGATGCCCGTACCTTCACATCGTTCTTTTCATACCCTGAGTTTGGCATGAGACAGGTGCGGACTCCGGGGCCTGCGGAGAAAAATTCCTTGTACACATTGTTCATGGGAGCATAGTCGTTGATATCTTTGAGGTAGACATGGCCGGAAACGATGTCTGCGAATCCAAGCCCGGCGGCGGTAAGAACGTCCTGATGGTTGCGCGCCATTCCGCGCACCTGCTGTTCGATATCGGCCGGAACCGCGCCCGTGGAGATGTCAAATCCCGAAAGAGAGGATATATAGAGAGTATTTCCCGCCCAAACCGCGGGACTTGCGGCCAGTGCGCTTTCTCCGGGAATGGATTTCATATCCGGGGGACGTACTGCTTTACGGTCTTTGAGGTTCGTAGCTGCCCAGCAGGTAAGCTCGACATGCGAGCCGCCCGGAATCCAGTCCACGAACACAGAAGCGAGCGCCGGCTCATCCCCGCGTTTGAAGAATTCGCTGTAGACCTTGGCCGCGACAGCGTAGTTTTCATAGCTGTCGAGGAAAAGGTGCATCATGACCGTGTGACGGAAGTCCAGCCCGGCCTCCTTCAGCGTAGCCTGCACATTACGCATGGTCTGGCGGACCTGATCCTCGAAAGCTGCCGGATGCCCGCCGCCGGGAAGCTGGTCGCCCTTGCCGGAGATATAGAGCATGTCTCCCGCTATGATGCCAGGTGTAAAAGGGAATCCTTCAGGCGGTGTCCCGACAGGCTTCACACCCTTTGGGTCGGCATAGGCGATGCAGGTGATTTCGATGCGGGAGTCGCCGGGAACCTGGGGCACTCCCAGCGTAGTGCGCGCGGGCGGATTTTTGGGGAAGAATTCAGCGTAAACCTTGTTGAATTCCGGATAATAATTAGGGTCTTCCAGGTAACAGAATGAATGGACCACGCTGTTCATGTCGAGACCAGCGGTCTGGAGCGTCTTCCGGACCTCGTTCAGGCAGTTTCGGACCTTGCCTGCGATTTCCTCGTCGGGTTTGTAGTCACCCTTTCCCGCAACATACACGGTATTTCCCACCATAACGCCCGGCGCGAAAAGACCGGCAGGGCGTTTTCCGTCCGGTGTGAGGAATTTCTTCACAGGGAGCTGGGCAAAAGCGGGGAACGCCGAGACGAAGAGAAAGGTAAGTGGAAAGAGCCATAGACAGTTTTTAATCATGGTACGGTTCTCCTGTTTTATATCTTTACGGAATTTTTCTCGATGTACTTTTCCACCTCGGTTTTACCCTCCGGGCGGCGCTGATTGATATAGTAGAAGCATTCGGCGTACTTCAATCCGTGCTCCTTGCCGTTGCGCTCCTCGTCGCCGAGCATGAAATGGCGGATGTAATCACGGTCTGCGGTACGGTCGTCATTGCCGAGAATGGGGAGCTTTTTCCCCTGTTTCGCAAGGCTCGCACGGAGGAGAGAGCCGGAATTCCCGCCTCCCTGGGAGCGGCACTCTGCAATGGAGTCGATTTTTTTCTCCACGTACGAGCCGATGTCCACTACACGGTTATAGGGCTGGCCGGGACGGCCCACGAAGTAGTAGCGCTCCAGGACGCTGTGGGGCTGGATACCCGCCTCGCGGTGCTCCGGGTAGTCATTACCCATACCGGACATCCAGCAGGCTTCTTCCGCCACCCGTCCGGTCACCCAGTGATCTGGATTCTCCTCGCCGTGCCCCCACGGATTGAAAGTGACAACCGTATCCACTTTCAGCATCCGAAAGATGAACACCAGCCGTGAACGGAATTCCAGCGTGGAGATGGAGTTCATATCGTGGTTGCGATAGTAGAGGTCGTACACATCGGAGAAGCCGACAACCTTCGCCATCTTGAAATGCTCCTCCTCATTGCTCTTGATATTACGGTTCGTGGTGCCGGGGCCGCAGCGCTCATCGTTCGTGGTGCGGATGATGTAGCCGGTATATCCTTCACCGATGAGCTTGGCGCAGGTCCCGGCGCAGTAGTAGGGGATATCGTCCAGATGGGCGTGAATGGCCGCGAAAACCTTTCCTTTGTGGGGCGTCCCTTCGGCGTCCTTTTCCACCACGATTTCCCCGATATCGGATCTGCTCATATAAACTCCTTATTTCAGCGGCACAGCGTTCTTTTTAATGTAATCGTCCATGGTCGGAGCGTAGCTCGCCCCCGGGCCGATGTAATGGAACGCTTCGGCATATTCGACGCCGTATTTCTTGCCGAGCGCCCTTTCATCCTCAAGGAGGAACTGCTTCACATATTGGAAATTGGCGGTATCGTCGCTGTCTCCCAGCACAGGGAGTTTCTTCCCCTCCTTAGCCAGGCGGTCGCGGAGCTTTACTCCCGCTCTGCCGGCGGGGCCCTGGGACTTGTTGGCCGTATTCGATCGTACCATTTCGTCCACATGGGAGCTGATGTCCACAATGCGGTTGACAAGCTGTGGCCCGCGGGCATGGTAATACTTTTCACGGACGCTGCGGGGCTTGATGCCAGCTTTGAAGTGTTCGGGGTAATCCTTGCCGCCGCCCGCCATCCAGCAGGCCGCCTCCACTGCCTGTGCGGTGATGTAGTGATCCGGGTTCTCTTCGTAAAGGCCCCACGGGTCATATCCGATGACCGTATCCACTTTCAGCACCCGGAACAGAAAGATAAGCCGGGCTTTCATCTCGATGATGTCGATATCCTCCATGCGGTGGTTACGGTAACCGAGGTTAAAAACTTTCTTAAGGCCGAGCGCTTTTGCAACCTCGAGAACATCATCCTCGTTCCCTACCACCGTGTCGCCCACTGTTCCCGGCCCAGCGTGGTCGTCGTTCGTGGTGTTGATGAGGTAGCCGGTGTAGCCCTCGCTGATGAGCTTGGCTACCGTCCCGGCAGCGAAAATGGGGATGTCATCTGCGTGAGGCTGTATGGCGGCGAGAACCTTGCCATCGTGCGGACGGCCCGGGATGTCACGCTCCACAACGAGGTCATCGGTGAAAATCATGCGGATCGACTGTGAGGCATACGCGGGCGGTGCGCCGGACATGCCCGCCGCGCCGCCCACGAGCGCGCCTCCAGCAAGCGTCCTTCCCAGGAACGTGCGCCTTTCCATACTCATACCTCCTTGAGAAATGATGCGGATACCATCAATATTATGTTAAGAAAAGATACATTTTTTTTCAAATGGTACATAGGGCTTTTTTACGCGAATCAAGTGAGAAAATGCTGTCATCTCATACGCATTTTATGTATATATACAAAGAGAAATATGTCATTGCACTCTGATAAGGAGAAATTGGAATGAGTAAAGTACTGTCGGCAATGATTTGCATGTCGATACTATTCTTGGCTGGTATTCCTGCTGTTGCCCAGCAGGGCGCACAGTACGATCTCCTGCTCAAGGGCGGCCGGGTGATCGATCCGGCGAACCAGGTGGACATGGTCACGGACGTCGCCGTTCAGGGCGCGGTTATCGCACGGACGGCCAAAAACATCCCGGCGGGGGAAGCGAAAAAGGTCATCGACGTTTCCGGATATATCGTCACCCCCGGATTCATCGACATGCATGTGCACGCCTTCTATACCTTTTTCACCCCGGAGGCGAGGTCGATTATCGCCGATGACAAGAGCTTTATTTCCGGTGTTACCACCGTGGTCGATGCGGGCACTTCCGGGGCGAAGAGTTTTCCGGATTTCAAAAAGCTGATAGACTCCTCCAAAACCCGCA is a genomic window containing:
- a CDS encoding M28 family peptidase, producing the protein MRRRHFMQTALALPLAAGCSAMKPSLHGPGLVDTPEKRQTYLSKMLKALVTDLGPHPIGSPQFDKALAIVKKELESAGFTTTLDTIEFSQWVLRTKVDLTVGGKAVEACPSPGTRGTSPEGLTGTLKKNASATIPYYLIDSAGNTIAIVTIAPKGKACPRSWMTYDKEPGGITNVCVGKQDVSILEAAVSEKTPVHLHYIVDYIPGKKTSNLIGTLPGESPDQIVYYAHLDTTYNAPGANDNTSSVIMLLMIAHALSGTRPKKTVRIMATTGEEYAWLGVKHLAQTWKADGTLQKIKFIACFDGVSWGPDMSIITKDKELMDILLAITKDLHLKGTPEWRNGSDSGRETRPLRDAGLTARGLVCDSVPDSDMNAITWHRPEDVAATVRFEPVEIAFQLFKEFLNRIQNM
- a CDS encoding PIG-L family deacetylase, producing the protein MSRSDIGEIVVEKDAEGTPHKGKVFAAIHAHLDDIPYYCAGTCAKLIGEGYTGYIIRTTNDERCGPGTTNRNIKSNEEEHFKMAKVVGFSDVYDLYYRNHDMNSISTLEFRSRLVFIFRMLKVDTVVTFNPWGHGEENPDHWVTGRVAEEACWMSGMGNDYPEHREAGIQPHSVLERYYFVGRPGQPYNRVVDIGSYVEKKIDSIAECRSQGGGNSGSLLRASLAKQGKKLPILGNDDRTADRDYIRHFMLGDEERNGKEHGLKYAECFYYINQRRPEGKTEVEKYIEKNSVKI
- a CDS encoding PIG-L family deacetylase is translated as MERRTFLGRTLAGGALVGGAAGMSGAPPAYASQSIRMIFTDDLVVERDIPGRPHDGKVLAAIQPHADDIPIFAAGTVAKLISEGYTGYLINTTNDDHAGPGTVGDTVVGNEDDVLEVAKALGLKKVFNLGYRNHRMEDIDIIEMKARLIFLFRVLKVDTVIGYDPWGLYEENPDHYITAQAVEAACWMAGGGKDYPEHFKAGIKPRSVREKYYHARGPQLVNRIVDISSHVDEMVRSNTANKSQGPAGRAGVKLRDRLAKEGKKLPVLGDSDDTANFQYVKQFLLEDERALGKKYGVEYAEAFHYIGPGASYAPTMDDYIKKNAVPLK
- a CDS encoding RidA family protein, which translates into the protein MIKNCLWLFPLTFLFVSAFPAFAQLPVKKFLTPDGKRPAGLFAPGVMVGNTVYVAGKGDYKPDEEIAGKVRNCLNEVRKTLQTAGLDMNSVVHSFCYLEDPNYYPEFNKVYAEFFPKNPPARTTLGVPQVPGDSRIEITCIAYADPKGVKPVGTPPEGFPFTPGIIAGDMLYISGKGDQLPGGGHPAAFEDQVRQTMRNVQATLKEAGLDFRHTVMMHLFLDSYENYAVAAKVYSEFFKRGDEPALASVFVDWIPGGSHVELTCWAATNLKDRKAVRPPDMKSIPGESALAASPAVWAGNTLYISSLSGFDISTGAVPADIEQQVRGMARNHQDVLTAAGLGFADIVSGHVYLKDINDYAPMNNVYKEFFSAGPGVRTCLMPNSGYEKNDVKVRASFIAAKTKTE
- a CDS encoding acetylxylan esterase, translating into MKTLLSLLFRSIPIFCISAIFMFLFSANACAQTEDLTVLKGWRQYAGADQALYNEIVREAYSYLDSRDAALARIKTPEEWKGYITGIRQKLRDAFGPLPEKTPLNARTTGEFEHEGVKVEKVIFESRPGFQVTGCFFKPAQAKGRLPVVLYVCGHSVDGFRSEPYQAVILNLARKGIAVFAIDPVGQGERLQYFDPRKNTSVIGGPTNEHSYAGLPYLLLGRTMAMVRLWDGIRAIDYLVARPDVDPGKIGVHGRSGGGTMSAYIGAMDSRIAAAAPECYITSFRRLFQSIGPQDAEQNLLGQISSGLDHGDFILARAPKPTLIVTTTRDMFSIQGARETVQAARPAFKALGAEENLRMIEDDAPHQSTKLNRERVYAFFMKTFGVSGSPDDETIPSIHPELLKVTSTGQTASAGSKTVYDFIRDDSQSILKNLENSRKQAAVHSEKVRRAVQALSGFSQAKKLSETVFAGRFRHEGYSIEKLIIDAEAPLPIPALAFVPDGGGKHPGVLYVSQKGKESDTGTGGLVESLVRNGYLVLAVDLPGFGELSSSVKGDDSVIRGISYNLVFGAQLIGGSVTGIQAGAASRALRYLALRPDAAPGKLSALSRGLTGPALIHAAAFEKSLSALALVESPLSWESILHHRFYDQGIGSTIVPSALLSYDLPDLLGLLAPRPCMLVDALDGDGKPASTELSDRVTGMVKSFYGQNADVLTAENTDSQIQLTGFILRWLVRYNPAR
- a CDS encoding RraA family protein — encoded protein: MVIIIDAETVSPFPPAATVSSFPRSGNKFGMTRVILNSFQDLRSNMSILCKSLLAGTAAVFLWCAVWSSANAQVGVFNKQDLLDYTPLYKGERFADGRPKVPDAILDRMKDVSIEEAWSVLRKYGFNDQFEGNWTINIPSPNLVGRAVTGVFMPLRPDVNDVIKARGEKEKRIGAQNSWIIDTLVKRDVLVVDLFGKIVGGTYAGDNLSNSIKTKTGTGIIIDGACRDLRGINEIADFPVFVRGWDPSFLVDVMLMGINSPIRIGRATVMPGDVVLANAEGVIFIPAHLAEEVVETSELIRYRDDFGHQRLREGKYTPGQIDSRWSEPIERDFDTWLKEKGKKLTPWQIEQLKKTRTW
- a CDS encoding aminotransferase class V-fold PLP-dependent enzyme produces the protein MKEINKGNGFFGLLSRRGFFRGTGLAALAGLAGSRAEAASGTKGLHTTYESIGVRPVINCWGTMTILSGSLMLPEVKAAMDEAGKHYVHMDELMEGAGKRLAELTGAEWGIIASGAAGAITGATAACMAGADPEKMSMLPDTTGMKNEVLIHTSHRVVYDRSVWMTGAKMVEVNSADAMEHAAGDKTAMIFVLGEALDNGRITLEEIVAIGKRHSIPVLVDAAAERPDVPNRYLQGGADLVAYSGGKCLRGPQSAGLLLGRKDLCRAAFLNMSPHHAFGRPMKVDKGEIIGLLTAVDMWVNHRDHKAEFREWERKLNYIGNRAAKIPTVTFTVNQPTRRSNVAPTMDISWDQSRVKITPDEANSQLSEGIPRIYMSLNGKGLSIMSYMMEKGDEIVVARRIAEVLSKAVS